From one Zhongshania sp. R06B22 genomic stretch:
- the folD gene encoding bifunctional methylenetetrahydrofolate dehydrogenase/methenyltetrahydrofolate cyclohydrolase FolD yields the protein MTALILDGKTLAASWEEQLASRVTALKSRSNGRTPILATILVGDDPASATYVKMKGNACRRVGMDSMAVEMPDSTTTEQLLAKIAELNIDPNVHGILLQHPVPEQVDERACFDAIALHKDVDGVTCLGFGRMAMGEDAYGCATPKGIMRILEHYKIAIEGKHAVVVGRSAILGKPMAMMLLEANATVTICHSRTTNLPELIKQADILVGAVGKPEFIKADWIKDGAVVVDAGYHPGGVGDIELAPLIDRVSAYTPVPGGVGPMTINTLIFQSVDSGEKAIA from the coding sequence ATGACGGCTTTGATTCTAGACGGCAAAACACTGGCGGCAAGCTGGGAAGAACAACTGGCAAGCCGCGTGACGGCTTTAAAAAGTCGCTCAAATGGCCGCACGCCTATTTTAGCCACCATCTTAGTCGGTGACGACCCCGCCTCTGCCACCTACGTCAAAATGAAGGGCAACGCCTGTCGACGCGTAGGCATGGATTCAATGGCGGTAGAGATGCCTGACTCCACCACCACAGAACAATTGCTAGCGAAAATAGCCGAATTAAATATCGATCCCAATGTCCACGGTATTTTGCTGCAACACCCGGTTCCAGAGCAAGTGGATGAACGCGCCTGCTTTGACGCCATTGCTCTGCACAAAGATGTAGACGGTGTCACCTGCCTTGGGTTCGGCCGTATGGCCATGGGAGAAGATGCCTACGGCTGCGCCACTCCCAAGGGTATTATGCGCATCCTTGAACACTATAAAATCGCCATAGAAGGCAAACACGCAGTTGTGGTTGGCCGCAGCGCCATTCTTGGCAAACCGATGGCCATGATGCTGCTTGAGGCCAACGCGACCGTCACTATCTGCCATTCACGCACCACAAATCTGCCAGAACTTATTAAACAAGCAGACATCTTAGTAGGCGCAGTCGGTAAACCCGAGTTCATCAAGGCAGACTGGATCAAAGATGGCGCTGTAGTGGTTGACGCTGGCTACCATCCGGGCGGTGTTGGCGATATCGAACTCGCCCCGCTCATAGACCGCGTTAGCGCCTACACACCCGTACCCGGCGGTGTAGGCCCAATGACGATTAATACTCTTATCTTCCAAAGCGTGGATTCTGGCGAAAAAGCCATCGCCTAA
- a CDS encoding glutamine--tRNA ligase/YqeY domain fusion protein, protein MTDNAVSGNNFLRSIVKEDIASGRLSGELVTRFPPEPNGFLHIGHAKSICLNFGLAQQFGGRCHLRFDDTNPAKEEQAYIDAIQEDIRWLGFEWSGPIRYASDYFDTLYEYALHLIRGGNAYVCDLSADEAREYRGSLTEPGKNSPHRDRSVEENVSLFEGMRNGDFDEGSKVLRAKIDMAAPNINLRDPIIYRIRKVTHHQTADKWCIYPTYDFTHGQSDALEGITHSICTLEFEDHRPLYEWFIANLPVPAQPKQYEFARLNVNYTVTSKRKLKMLVDEKIVDGWDDPRMPTIAGMRRRGFTPSSLRHFCEMVGVARSEGVVDVAMLEHAIRDDLDKNAPRAMCVTDPLKVVIRNYPEDKVEWLSAPGHPNRDDLGERSLPFSREVYIEREDFREEANKKFKRLVLGKKVRLRSAYVLLAESVVKDEAGNIIEVHCSYDEASHGADPADGVKPKGVIHWVSASHGKQATVRVYDRLFAHEAPDRGGEEFLDHVNPASLSVLENCWIEPGLADVAPEARFQFERTGYFVADRVEHTSAAPVFNRTIALRDTWSDGGQ, encoded by the coding sequence ATGACTGACAATGCAGTATCTGGCAATAATTTTCTTCGCAGTATCGTCAAAGAAGACATCGCTTCTGGTCGTCTGAGTGGTGAGCTTGTCACCCGCTTTCCGCCAGAACCTAATGGTTTTTTACACATCGGTCACGCTAAATCGATCTGTTTAAATTTTGGGCTTGCCCAACAATTTGGTGGTCGCTGCCATTTGCGTTTTGATGACACCAACCCTGCTAAGGAAGAGCAGGCGTATATTGATGCGATTCAAGAAGATATTCGCTGGCTGGGGTTTGAGTGGTCTGGGCCAATTCGATACGCCTCTGATTATTTTGACACTTTATATGAATACGCTTTGCATTTAATTCGTGGAGGCAATGCCTATGTCTGTGATCTTAGTGCAGATGAGGCGCGGGAGTACCGCGGCAGCTTGACCGAGCCAGGTAAAAATAGCCCTCACCGAGATCGTAGCGTGGAAGAAAATGTGTCCTTATTTGAGGGTATGCGCAACGGTGATTTTGATGAGGGCAGCAAGGTGTTGCGCGCGAAAATTGATATGGCCGCGCCGAATATCAATCTCCGTGATCCAATAATCTATCGTATTCGCAAAGTTACCCACCATCAGACTGCCGATAAATGGTGTATTTATCCCACCTATGACTTTACTCACGGCCAATCTGACGCCCTTGAGGGTATTACCCATTCAATATGTACGCTTGAGTTTGAGGATCATCGTCCGCTGTACGAATGGTTTATTGCTAACTTGCCGGTGCCCGCGCAGCCCAAGCAATATGAATTTGCCCGCTTAAATGTAAATTACACCGTCACCAGCAAGCGTAAGTTGAAAATGCTGGTAGATGAAAAAATTGTTGACGGTTGGGACGACCCGCGCATGCCGACGATTGCTGGCATGCGTCGTCGTGGTTTTACTCCGTCTTCACTGCGTCACTTTTGCGAAATGGTGGGGGTTGCGCGTAGCGAGGGTGTGGTTGATGTCGCGATGCTCGAGCATGCTATTCGCGATGATCTTGATAAAAATGCGCCGCGCGCAATGTGCGTGACCGACCCCTTAAAAGTGGTTATTAGAAACTACCCTGAAGACAAAGTGGAATGGCTGAGCGCGCCAGGTCACCCAAATCGCGATGATCTTGGCGAGCGCAGTTTACCGTTTAGTCGCGAAGTGTATATTGAGCGCGAGGATTTTCGTGAAGAGGCCAATAAGAAATTTAAGCGCCTAGTTTTGGGCAAGAAAGTGCGTTTGCGTAGTGCTTACGTGCTGCTGGCAGAGTCGGTGGTAAAGGACGAAGCTGGAAACATTATTGAAGTCCATTGCAGCTATGATGAGGCGAGCCATGGGGCAGACCCGGCCGATGGGGTAAAGCCCAAAGGCGTTATTCACTGGGTATCCGCCAGCCACGGCAAGCAGGCGACAGTGCGAGTATACGACCGGCTATTTGCCCATGAAGCGCCAGACCGCGGTGGCGAAGAATTTCTCGACCATGTCAATCCGGCGTCGTTGAGCGTGCTGGAAAATTGCTGGATCGAGCCAGGGCTTGCCGATGTGGCGCCCGAGGCTAGGTTTCAATTTGAGCGCACCGGTTACTTTGTTGCCGACAGGGTTGAGCACACTAGCGCGGCGCCAGTGTTTAACCGCACCATAGCCTTGCGCGACACCTGGAGCGATGGCGGCCAGTAA
- a CDS encoding VanZ family protein: MRPPFRSLHRILTGFYILCIATLSLLPAEEAIALNIWDKAQHYVAYGLFMLLVFPTAKTHATRLKLAAGVIGFSVLIELAQYFSPGRDTSAKDAIANSLGVVSGYLFGWLLLTLYRLGHNRAKP; encoded by the coding sequence GTGAGACCGCCCTTCAGATCACTGCATCGCATTCTTACAGGCTTTTACATACTCTGCATAGCGACACTATCTCTACTTCCGGCAGAGGAAGCTATCGCGCTTAATATCTGGGACAAAGCCCAGCATTATGTTGCCTACGGTCTATTTATGCTGCTGGTTTTTCCGACGGCGAAAACCCATGCCACAAGACTGAAGCTAGCGGCGGGCGTTATTGGTTTTAGCGTGCTTATTGAGCTAGCCCAGTACTTCTCGCCGGGAAGGGACACATCCGCTAAGGATGCTATTGCCAATAGCCTAGGAGTCGTTAGCGGCTATTTGTTTGGCTGGTTGTTGTTAACGCTCTACCGGCTTGGCCACAACCGCGCCAAGCCTTAG
- a CDS encoding TIGR04211 family SH3 domain-containing protein, with amino-acid sequence MKKSIIFGLSAILLSLASASIAETRYISDKIYVPLRVGDGSKYRIIHRGLPSGEKLELISSNEDSGYSKVRTDKGVEGWLPSHYLKSSPAARSQLEASNKQISELTTANKDLREQLQNTTQNSQETNSVVEELQLENTSLADELENIKRISANSIKLDDDNRRLLESNQMLSSEVDVLKTDNARLRENKDNEFFLNGAFAVLIGVMVALIVPRMMPKRRSDWT; translated from the coding sequence GTGAAGAAATCAATTATATTCGGCTTATCCGCTATCTTGCTTAGTCTGGCCAGCGCATCCATCGCCGAAACCCGTTATATCAGCGACAAAATTTACGTACCGCTTCGCGTGGGTGACGGCTCAAAGTACCGCATTATTCACCGCGGCCTCCCCAGCGGCGAAAAACTCGAACTGATAAGCAGCAACGAAGACAGCGGTTATTCGAAGGTTCGCACCGACAAGGGTGTTGAAGGATGGCTTCCCAGTCATTATTTAAAATCATCGCCCGCCGCTCGCAGCCAGCTAGAAGCCAGCAACAAGCAAATTAGTGAGCTAACGACTGCCAATAAAGATTTACGCGAACAACTGCAAAACACCACCCAAAACAGCCAAGAAACCAATAGCGTCGTCGAGGAACTTCAACTAGAAAACACCTCGCTGGCTGATGAGCTAGAAAATATTAAACGCATTTCAGCCAATAGTATTAAATTAGACGATGACAACCGCCGCCTGCTTGAATCAAATCAAATGCTTAGCAGCGAGGTAGACGTACTGAAAACCGATAACGCCCGCCTTCGCGAAAACAAAGACAATGAATTCTTTTTAAACGGCGCATTTGCGGTACTTATCGGCGTAATGGTGGCTCTAATTGTGCCCCGTATGATGCCTAAACGACGCTCCGACTGGACTTGA
- a CDS encoding ANTAR domain-containing response regulator, whose translation MKVLLIDIDDSRAKKLEPILAGAGIELINLNNHPTDIYQLVGEEHPEIILVDTNSPNRDTLEHLAQLNKGSPCTVIELGNRRSESINRLAAEAGISIYAIDDIPHSLLQSLIDITLSYFYSIDHLSAEVLALKPEVDARQILNSAKKFIIETYGLTDEQASDLLSKNAVRQGRSISEVSRQLVDTGSFV comes from the coding sequence ATGAAAGTATTGCTGATAGATATCGACGATAGCCGCGCCAAAAAACTTGAGCCAATTCTGGCTGGAGCGGGCATCGAACTCATTAATCTCAACAATCACCCCACGGACATCTACCAACTCGTTGGCGAGGAGCATCCAGAAATCATTTTAGTAGACACCAACTCCCCCAACCGCGACACCCTCGAACATTTGGCGCAACTGAATAAAGGAAGTCCATGCACGGTTATAGAGCTAGGGAATCGGCGTTCAGAAAGTATTAATCGACTTGCAGCAGAAGCGGGCATCAGTATTTACGCGATAGATGATATCCCGCATAGCTTACTGCAATCGCTAATCGACATTACCTTAAGTTACTTTTATAGCATTGATCATTTAAGCGCAGAAGTGCTCGCCCTTAAACCGGAAGTCGATGCGCGCCAGATTCTAAATAGCGCCAAAAAATTCATCATCGAGACCTACGGTTTAACTGATGAACAGGCTAGCGATTTACTAAGTAAAAATGCCGTTCGTCAGGGCCGCAGCATTAGCGAAGTTTCTCGCCAATTAGTGGATACCGGATCTTTTGTTTAA
- a CDS encoding CmpA/NrtA family ABC transporter substrate-binding protein: MAVTNNKNRLKLEKTDIALGFIPLTDCAPLVVAHEKGYFLNEGLNVTLSREASWAGIRDKVGLGILDGAQMLASIPVASRLGVGGPKIDMISAMVLDLNGNAITVNNDLYDHLFAVDPRSEFSPLIAAQALQCVIEEHKRSKRPRLRFGVVYPCSTQSYELRYWLASAGIDPDRDVEIVVIPPPKMVSAMTDGDIHGFCVGEPWNTLAVQQKLGHVVATKYQLWNNSPEKVFAVSETWANENPATHQAILRALINACIWLDKKENRKAAAKMISQAAYIALPEETVALSLMGLSLKHFGQPPEKVEDFHVFHRYSANFPWLNHAEWFISQMYRWGQLTTPINIEETVAAVYKPSLFRIAADAIGLESPSIDRKTEGNLHEKNMLTKSQHIGPNQFLDGKVISVGGIIKYLEQQSLSKADIPALRLINSQKEAK; this comes from the coding sequence ATGGCCGTTACCAATAATAAAAACCGTTTAAAACTAGAGAAAACCGATATAGCCCTAGGCTTTATCCCCCTTACCGATTGCGCGCCCTTAGTGGTAGCCCACGAAAAAGGCTATTTCCTTAATGAAGGCTTGAATGTCACGCTATCGAGAGAGGCCTCTTGGGCCGGCATACGAGATAAGGTTGGACTAGGTATTCTTGATGGCGCACAAATGCTCGCCTCGATTCCAGTCGCATCTCGACTCGGCGTCGGCGGTCCTAAAATCGATATGATCAGCGCGATGGTGCTAGATCTTAACGGCAATGCAATTACCGTTAATAACGATCTCTATGACCACCTGTTTGCGGTAGACCCCCGCAGCGAGTTTAGTCCGCTTATTGCAGCGCAGGCGCTTCAATGCGTTATCGAAGAACACAAACGCAGCAAGCGACCAAGGCTGCGCTTTGGTGTTGTTTACCCCTGCTCAACCCAGAGCTATGAACTGAGGTACTGGCTAGCCAGTGCAGGTATTGATCCAGACCGCGACGTCGAAATCGTTGTCATCCCACCACCGAAAATGGTCAGCGCCATGACCGACGGCGATATTCATGGCTTTTGTGTGGGCGAACCCTGGAACACCTTAGCCGTGCAACAAAAACTAGGGCATGTGGTCGCCACCAAGTACCAACTCTGGAATAACAGTCCAGAGAAAGTGTTCGCCGTCAGCGAAACTTGGGCAAATGAAAACCCCGCAACACACCAGGCCATTTTAAGGGCATTAATCAACGCCTGTATCTGGCTGGACAAAAAAGAAAATCGTAAGGCCGCCGCCAAAATGATTAGTCAAGCGGCCTATATAGCGCTGCCGGAAGAAACCGTTGCGCTATCCCTTATGGGCTTGTCACTTAAGCACTTTGGACAGCCACCAGAAAAAGTTGAAGACTTTCACGTATTTCACCGCTACTCCGCCAACTTCCCATGGCTAAACCACGCCGAGTGGTTTATTTCACAAATGTATCGCTGGGGACAGCTCACAACGCCGATTAATATCGAAGAAACCGTAGCGGCTGTGTATAAGCCCTCTTTATTTCGTATCGCCGCTGACGCTATCGGGCTTGAAAGTCCGAGCATAGACAGGAAAACAGAAGGCAATTTACACGAAAAAAATATGCTAACGAAATCGCAACACATCGGTCCGAATCAATTTTTAGATGGCAAGGTGATCAGTGTGGGCGGCATCATTAAATACCTAGAGCAGCAAAGCCTATCCAAAGCAGATATTCCAGCGTTGCGACTTATTAATAGTCAAAAAGAGGCCAAGTAG
- a CDS encoding peptidylprolyl isomerase — MRLLSAVTLIVFSLLSMAAFSEENTANPVVVMQTTKGDITIELYPDKSPVTVNNFLGYVKSGFYDGTIFHRVIRRFAVQGGGFTPDLIEKPNGDSIVNESKSSRLINDRWTVAMARTDDPNSARSQFFINMRMNLNLDARAGRDGYAVFGKVIDGHNIVRDIAISKTHTAGGMQDVPVESIVIIATTIK, encoded by the coding sequence ATGCGATTATTATCCGCAGTAACGCTCATCGTATTCAGCCTGCTTTCGATGGCGGCTTTCAGTGAAGAAAACACTGCAAACCCTGTCGTCGTAATGCAAACCACTAAGGGCGATATTACTATTGAACTCTACCCTGACAAATCACCCGTCACTGTTAATAATTTTTTAGGCTACGTGAAAAGCGGATTTTATGACGGCACAATATTCCATCGCGTTATTCGCCGCTTTGCGGTTCAAGGCGGCGGCTTTACCCCAGACCTCATAGAAAAGCCCAACGGCGACAGCATTGTTAATGAATCGAAGTCCAGCAGACTTATCAATGATCGCTGGACAGTTGCTATGGCTCGAACCGACGACCCAAACAGCGCCCGCTCTCAGTTCTTTATAAACATGCGCATGAACCTTAACTTAGATGCACGCGCGGGTCGCGATGGCTACGCCGTATTCGGCAAAGTGATTGACGGCCATAACATCGTCCGCGACATTGCAATCAGCAAAACCCACACCGCCGGCGGCATGCAAGACGTTCCCGTGGAGTCGATTGTAATTATTGCCACAACAATTAAGTAA
- the cysS gene encoding cysteine--tRNA ligase, producing MTIQIYNTLSRSKQPLIPLQDGKINMYVCGMTVYDFCHLGHARVLVAFDVITRYLRAKDFDVNYVRNITDIDDKILRRADENNESFEALTERFIQAMHEDAARLDIMPPDQEPRATAHIEDILAMIVRLIEKGFAYVAVNGDVYYRVTSFANYGKLSGKKPDELLSGARIAVDEAKDDPRDFALWKAVKDDSVSWPSPWGKGRPGWHIECSAMSTCCLGDTFDIHGGGPDLVFPHHENEIAQSEAATGKTYAQTWMHAGAVRVDNEKMSKSLGNFFTIREILDRYHPEVVRYFLISSHYRSAINYSEDNLIIAKQNLERFYHALKGLEVAAAIPYAALDKNDNYVQRFDAAMADDFNAPVALAVLYDLVRDLNNAKEAANHDRASYLALTLKSLAGILGILQLSADAFLQSGSGDQMAAEDIEAMMAERVQAKKDRQFGRADEIRNALKAQGVILEDSREGTTWRRE from the coding sequence ATGACGATTCAAATTTATAACACCCTCAGCCGTAGCAAGCAGCCATTGATTCCGCTGCAAGATGGCAAGATTAATATGTATGTCTGCGGCATGACGGTGTATGACTTTTGCCATCTCGGCCATGCGCGGGTGTTGGTGGCCTTTGACGTCATTACGCGTTACTTGCGAGCCAAGGACTTCGACGTTAACTATGTGCGCAATATCACTGATATTGACGACAAAATATTGCGCCGCGCCGATGAAAATAACGAGTCGTTTGAGGCATTAACCGAGCGCTTTATTCAGGCGATGCACGAAGATGCGGCGCGCCTAGATATCATGCCGCCGGATCAGGAGCCGAGGGCGACTGCGCATATCGAAGATATCCTTGCCATGATTGTACGCCTGATCGAAAAGGGCTTTGCCTACGTTGCCGTCAATGGCGACGTTTATTATCGGGTCACATCGTTTGCAAATTATGGGAAGTTGTCGGGTAAAAAACCGGATGAATTGCTTTCTGGTGCGCGTATTGCTGTCGACGAGGCTAAGGATGACCCACGAGATTTTGCGCTCTGGAAAGCGGTTAAAGACGATAGTGTGAGCTGGCCTTCACCCTGGGGCAAGGGTCGACCCGGCTGGCATATTGAATGCTCGGCAATGTCTACCTGCTGCTTAGGTGACACCTTTGATATTCACGGTGGTGGGCCAGATTTGGTGTTTCCGCACCATGAGAATGAAATTGCTCAATCCGAGGCAGCAACAGGTAAAACCTATGCTCAAACATGGATGCACGCGGGTGCGGTTCGTGTTGATAATGAGAAGATGTCTAAGTCTTTGGGCAATTTTTTCACCATTCGTGAAATCCTCGATCGCTACCACCCAGAGGTGGTTCGCTATTTTTTGATTTCTAGCCATTATCGCAGCGCGATAAATTATTCAGAAGACAATTTGATTATTGCCAAGCAGAACTTGGAGCGTTTCTATCATGCGCTTAAAGGACTTGAAGTGGCGGCCGCAATTCCTTATGCGGCCTTAGATAAAAACGATAACTATGTTCAGCGGTTTGATGCTGCCATGGCTGATGATTTTAATGCGCCGGTTGCATTGGCCGTGCTCTACGATCTGGTCCGGGATTTAAATAACGCTAAAGAGGCGGCGAATCATGATCGCGCTTCCTACCTTGCGCTTACACTAAAATCGCTGGCCGGCATACTTGGTATTTTACAGCTTTCGGCAGACGCATTTTTACAGTCGGGCAGTGGTGACCAGATGGCCGCAGAAGACATCGAGGCCATGATGGCAGAGCGAGTGCAGGCTAAAAAAGACCGCCAATTTGGACGCGCTGATGAGATTCGCAATGCGCTTAAGGCTCAGGGCGTGATTTTGGAAGACAGTCGCGAGGGTACAACTTGGCGGCGAGAATAG
- a CDS encoding peptidylprolyl isomerase: MIIFTTNFGDIKIELDFENAPKTCENFKQYVVDGYYDGTIFHRVIDGFMIQGGGFEPGMKQKATRDQIENEADNGLKNDIGTLAMARTSDPHSASAQFFINIKNNDFLNHSSKTMQGWGYAVFAKVVDGLDVVNAIKAVKTTSAGGHQDVPAEDVIVEKAVWVD, from the coding sequence ATGATTATCTTCACTACAAATTTCGGCGACATTAAAATAGAGTTGGACTTCGAAAACGCTCCAAAGACCTGCGAAAACTTCAAGCAATATGTGGTTGACGGTTACTATGACGGCACTATTTTCCACCGTGTCATCGACGGCTTCATGATCCAAGGCGGTGGTTTTGAGCCGGGCATGAAGCAAAAAGCGACCCGCGACCAGATTGAAAACGAAGCCGACAATGGCCTTAAAAATGACATTGGCACATTGGCTATGGCCCGCACCAGCGATCCGCATTCAGCCAGCGCGCAATTCTTTATCAACATAAAGAACAATGACTTCTTGAACCACAGCAGCAAAACCATGCAAGGCTGGGGTTACGCGGTTTTCGCAAAAGTCGTAGATGGTCTCGATGTTGTCAACGCGATAAAAGCGGTTAAAACCACCAGCGCAGGTGGTCACCAAGACGTACCGGCCGAAGATGTGATCGTCGAAAAAGCCGTGTGGGTAGACTGA
- a CDS encoding pyridoxine 5'-phosphate synthase, which translates to MTALSINLNKIALIRNSRDTEYPSVAVHAARCIAAGANGITVHPRPDQRHIRADDCYELASMLNVEFNIEGNPFAPATKSDRIGVSDYPGFMEIVRLTKPAQCTLVPDTDSQLTSDHGFDLRKDGDRIAPIIAELQGLGVRVSLFMDPDPLQIRLAKSVGADRIELYTGPYAEKFGTPGQDTALSQFISASETAAELGLGLNAGHDLNLHNLFLFKNSVRNLLEVSIGHAFTVDAIEMGLDKCIKAYLSCLR; encoded by the coding sequence TTGACTGCGCTAAGTATCAACCTGAATAAAATCGCTTTAATTCGCAATTCTCGAGACACTGAATACCCCAGCGTTGCGGTGCACGCCGCACGATGCATTGCTGCCGGCGCCAACGGGATCACCGTCCACCCAAGACCAGACCAGCGGCATATTCGCGCAGACGACTGCTACGAGCTCGCCAGCATGCTTAATGTCGAGTTTAACATTGAGGGCAATCCTTTTGCGCCAGCCACAAAAAGTGACCGCATTGGTGTAAGCGACTATCCAGGATTTATGGAAATTGTCCGCCTTACCAAGCCCGCGCAATGCACACTGGTGCCAGACACTGACAGCCAGCTCACCTCTGACCACGGCTTCGATTTGCGCAAAGACGGTGATCGCATTGCGCCTATAATCGCAGAACTGCAAGGACTCGGGGTTAGAGTTAGCTTGTTTATGGATCCGGACCCACTGCAAATACGCCTAGCAAAATCCGTCGGTGCTGATCGCATAGAGCTATATACAGGGCCCTATGCGGAAAAATTTGGTACCCCAGGGCAAGATACTGCGCTCAGCCAGTTTATTAGCGCCAGCGAAACTGCGGCCGAACTAGGACTAGGCCTTAACGCCGGACATGACCTAAATCTTCATAATTTATTTTTGTTCAAAAATAGTGTTCGCAATTTACTTGAGGTTTCTATCGGTCACGCATTTACCGTAGACGCCATTGAAATGGGCCTAGATAAGTGCATTAAAGCCTATCTAAGCTGCCTGAGATAA
- a CDS encoding lysophospholipid acyltransferase family protein — MVRVNKPPKKIGPAQKFARVLLSEVIQLYFWIMNTLRFKNHLDIEQPCVMAVYHDELMPIIHYFRNQGITAIASQNHFGYAIAKVMERYDYEVALGSPSRGGKDAFFQLLRAARKGKTIAFAVDGSRGPRHEMKQGAMILAKKTKLPLYLIRASYDGWRIENSWDKSKFPKPFANVSFTYERFAMEDYADEPDIEVALLAAQTQLSNLQIDDYQAP; from the coding sequence ATGGTAAGGGTTAATAAGCCACCGAAAAAAATTGGCCCCGCGCAAAAGTTTGCGCGGGTATTATTGAGCGAAGTTATTCAGCTGTACTTTTGGATAATGAACACCCTGCGCTTTAAAAACCACCTCGATATAGAGCAGCCATGCGTAATGGCGGTTTATCACGACGAGCTCATGCCCATAATTCACTATTTCCGAAACCAAGGCATCACCGCCATTGCCTCGCAAAACCATTTTGGCTACGCCATTGCCAAGGTTATGGAGCGCTATGATTACGAGGTTGCCCTCGGCTCACCTAGTCGCGGCGGCAAAGATGCGTTCTTCCAACTCTTAAGAGCGGCACGCAAAGGCAAAACCATCGCCTTTGCGGTGGACGGGTCTAGAGGCCCAAGACACGAAATGAAACAGGGAGCGATGATCCTCGCCAAAAAAACCAAACTGCCACTGTATTTAATTCGGGCAAGTTATGACGGCTGGCGAATTGAGAACTCCTGGGATAAATCTAAATTCCCCAAGCCCTTTGCCAATGTAAGTTTTACCTATGAACGCTTTGCCATGGAAGATTATGCTGACGAACCGGATATCGAAGTCGCCCTGCTGGCGGCACAAACCCAACTCAGCAACTTACAAATAGACGACTATCAAGCACCGTGA
- a CDS encoding YciI family protein: MLYAVISEDVADSLSKRKGARAAHIARLEELKQQGRLVLAGPHPAIDSEDPSEAGFTGSLIVAEFGSLIEAQQWADIDPYIDAGVYAKVTVKPFKKVLP; this comes from the coding sequence ATGTTATACGCAGTAATCAGTGAAGACGTTGCCGACAGCCTTAGTAAACGCAAGGGCGCTCGTGCCGCGCATATTGCTCGACTTGAAGAACTGAAACAGCAAGGCCGCTTGGTACTTGCAGGTCCACACCCCGCTATAGACAGTGAAGATCCGAGTGAAGCCGGCTTTACCGGCAGTTTGATTGTTGCCGAATTTGGCTCACTAATAGAGGCCCAGCAATGGGCTGACATCGACCCCTACATTGACGCCGGGGTATACGCCAAAGTGACGGTTAAGCCCTTTAAAAAAGTACTGCCATAA
- a CDS encoding UDP-2,3-diacylglucosamine diphosphatase: MTTLFISDLHLDETRPDITRAFFDFLQNKAMQAKALYILGDFFESWVGDDDSSDFITSVKSELKALTGHGVLLYFMHGNRDFLVGDAFCAEVGAKPLADPTVISLSGEQTLLMHGDSLCTDDQEYMQFRKMARDPAWQKDALGKPLEERRAIAKHLRMVSGEANSNKAEDIMDVNTTAVIAALKEHACTRLIHGHTHRPYRHQLTINDQSAERIVLGDWDHAVWYLSDENNDLSLKSSPL; encoded by the coding sequence ATGACCACTCTCTTTATCTCAGACTTACATCTGGATGAAACGCGCCCGGATATCACCCGGGCGTTTTTCGATTTCCTTCAAAACAAAGCCATGCAAGCCAAAGCACTTTATATTCTGGGTGATTTCTTTGAAAGCTGGGTCGGCGATGACGACAGCTCGGACTTTATCACCTCAGTAAAATCCGAGCTCAAGGCTCTGACTGGGCACGGCGTTTTACTCTACTTCATGCACGGCAACCGAGATTTTCTAGTTGGCGACGCATTTTGCGCAGAAGTCGGCGCCAAACCCCTTGCAGACCCGACGGTTATTTCACTAAGCGGTGAACAAACCCTGTTAATGCACGGCGACAGTCTATGCACTGACGACCAAGAATATATGCAATTCAGAAAGATGGCGCGCGATCCAGCCTGGCAAAAAGACGCCCTTGGCAAGCCGCTAGAAGAGCGTCGCGCAATCGCCAAACACCTGCGTATGGTAAGCGGCGAGGCAAACAGCAATAAAGCCGAAGACATTATGGACGTTAATACTACTGCCGTTATCGCCGCGCTGAAAGAACACGCCTGCACTCGGCTCATCCATGGTCACACTCACAGGCCGTACCGGCACCAGCTCACCATTAACGACCAATCGGCAGAACGTATTGTGCTTGGGGACTGGGACCATGCAGTTTGGTATCTAAGCGATGAGAACAATGATCTATCATTGAAATCTAGCCCGCTTTAA